One segment of Stenotrophomonas sp. SAU14A_NAIMI4_8 DNA contains the following:
- a CDS encoding EAL domain-containing protein, with product MQAERVQPQSPHEAVLSTALVRALHALLPAEASVRVGWDDPQLGRGQDAWPAAGGAGAVLWSSPCAVDAGCQQWDHDGAQLRLQVQGADPAPAWWDMARQSMELALQRGRQAGQIRALEQAERLQQALFQIADLAGADLEMGEMLRHVHGVLGSLMYAENCYIVEYDDVRRQIRFLYFADQLDDFVADPARAYAADDMPHSLTVALLQHGRPLSGPSRALLAQVGGLEHDPQRGPESEDWLGVPMLRDGRVCGAIVVQSYEAGARYGEAERALLGFVAQHVQTAMDRRQAQVRLEQQVERRTLELQRANRSLQDEVSERRRAEQLQTALYNIAELAMSAESLAQFYGQVHGVVGRLLDARNFYIALVNARGNGLDFVYSVDEHNASRAPRAFSHGLTEYVVRHRCPLLASRAQIDALLDAGEVREHGARSQCWLGVPLLRDDEVVGAIVVQSYSAQISFSVHDQRLLTFVAQNIGTGLARQRDQQNLRLAHAELEKRVEERTRELAEVNDKLLGQIAERLRAEQRLTHQAMHDALTGLPNRLHLLDRLQDALARARREGGPVFAVLFLDLDRFKLVNDSIGHAAGDRMLVEVAKRIVSMAGDNDVVARLGGDEFAVLLECPSGLSQALEFGQRLLLALQESVWIAGRELFPSGSLGIALWNSHYRTGEELLRDADAAMYRAKAQGHDRCAIFDEDMREQAMRSLDLEADLRRAINNRDFVPFYQPIVRLTDGEVVGHEALLRWQHERRGLLLPGAFLELGEESGLIEQVDWLIYEQVIAGLADGGRGYVSVNVSPRHFRSADFSARLFGLLEACDADPRRLRLEITEVALLDDGPHTLRTLKGLRERGIQVQLDDFGTGFSALSYLHRFPISTLKIDQSFIAGLHGPEAQSTRALVEGVLSLARTLGIETIGEGIETEPQRQSLLELGCDYGQGYLLGRPAPWTRAVA from the coding sequence ATGCAAGCCGAACGCGTGCAGCCGCAATCACCACACGAGGCCGTGCTGAGCACGGCGCTGGTGCGCGCGCTGCATGCGCTGCTGCCCGCGGAAGCCAGCGTGCGCGTGGGCTGGGACGACCCGCAGCTGGGCCGCGGCCAGGACGCGTGGCCGGCCGCTGGCGGGGCCGGGGCGGTGCTGTGGTCTTCGCCCTGCGCGGTCGATGCCGGCTGCCAGCAGTGGGACCACGACGGCGCGCAGTTGCGGTTGCAGGTGCAAGGCGCCGATCCCGCACCGGCGTGGTGGGACATGGCGCGGCAGTCGATGGAACTGGCCCTGCAGCGCGGCCGCCAGGCCGGGCAGATCCGCGCGCTGGAACAGGCCGAGCGCCTGCAGCAGGCGCTGTTCCAGATTGCCGACCTGGCCGGTGCCGATCTGGAAATGGGCGAAATGCTGCGCCACGTGCACGGCGTGCTGGGATCGCTGATGTACGCCGAGAACTGCTACATCGTGGAATACGACGATGTGCGCCGGCAGATCCGCTTCCTGTACTTCGCCGACCAGCTGGACGATTTCGTTGCCGATCCGGCGCGTGCCTACGCCGCCGATGACATGCCACACAGCCTGACGGTGGCGCTGCTGCAGCATGGGCGGCCGCTCAGTGGCCCCTCGCGCGCCCTGTTGGCGCAGGTGGGCGGGCTGGAGCACGACCCGCAGCGCGGCCCGGAAAGCGAGGACTGGCTGGGCGTGCCGATGCTGCGCGACGGCCGGGTCTGCGGTGCCATCGTGGTGCAGAGCTATGAAGCCGGCGCGCGCTATGGCGAGGCCGAGCGCGCGCTGCTGGGTTTCGTGGCCCAGCACGTGCAGACGGCCATGGACCGGCGCCAGGCGCAGGTGCGGCTGGAGCAGCAGGTGGAGCGCCGCACCCTGGAACTGCAGCGGGCCAACCGCAGCCTGCAGGATGAAGTGTCCGAGCGCCGCCGCGCCGAGCAGCTGCAGACCGCGCTGTACAACATTGCCGAACTGGCCATGTCCGCCGAAAGCTTGGCGCAGTTCTACGGCCAGGTGCACGGGGTGGTCGGGCGCCTGCTGGATGCGCGCAATTTCTACATCGCGCTGGTCAACGCCCGCGGCAATGGACTGGATTTCGTCTATTCGGTGGACGAGCACAACGCCAGCCGGGCACCGCGCGCCTTCAGCCACGGCCTGACCGAGTACGTGGTACGCCACCGCTGCCCGCTGCTGGCCTCGCGCGCGCAGATCGATGCGCTGCTGGACGCCGGCGAGGTGCGCGAGCATGGCGCGCGTTCGCAGTGCTGGCTGGGCGTACCGCTGCTGCGCGATGACGAAGTAGTGGGCGCCATCGTGGTGCAGAGCTACAGCGCGCAGATCTCCTTCAGCGTGCACGACCAGCGCCTGCTGACCTTCGTGGCGCAGAACATCGGCACCGGGCTGGCCCGCCAGCGCGACCAGCAGAACCTGCGGCTGGCCCACGCCGAGCTGGAAAAGCGCGTGGAAGAGCGCACCCGCGAACTGGCCGAGGTGAACGACAAACTGCTGGGCCAGATTGCCGAGCGCCTGCGCGCCGAGCAGCGGCTGACCCACCAGGCCATGCACGATGCGCTGACCGGCCTGCCCAACCGCCTGCACCTGCTGGACCGCCTGCAGGACGCACTGGCGCGTGCGCGGCGCGAGGGCGGCCCGGTGTTCGCGGTGCTGTTCCTGGACCTGGACCGCTTCAAGCTGGTGAACGACAGCATCGGCCACGCCGCCGGCGACCGCATGCTGGTGGAAGTGGCCAAGCGCATCGTTTCCATGGCCGGTGACAACGACGTGGTGGCGCGGCTGGGTGGCGACGAATTCGCCGTGCTGCTGGAATGCCCCAGCGGTCTGTCGCAGGCCCTGGAGTTCGGCCAGCGGCTGCTGCTGGCGCTGCAGGAATCGGTCTGGATTGCCGGGCGCGAGCTGTTCCCGTCCGGCAGCCTGGGCATTGCCCTGTGGAACAGCCACTACCGCACCGGTGAAGAGCTGCTGCGCGATGCCGATGCGGCCATGTACCGCGCCAAGGCGCAGGGCCACGACCGCTGCGCGATCTTCGACGAGGACATGCGCGAGCAGGCCATGCGCAGCCTGGACCTGGAAGCGGACCTGCGGCGGGCGATCAACAACCGCGATTTCGTGCCGTTCTACCAGCCCATCGTGCGCCTGACCGACGGCGAAGTGGTCGGCCACGAAGCGCTGCTGCGCTGGCAGCACGAGCGCCGTGGCCTGCTGCTGCCCGGCGCGTTCCTGGAGCTGGGCGAAGAAAGTGGCCTGATCGAGCAGGTCGACTGGCTGATCTACGAACAGGTGATCGCCGGCCTGGCCGATGGCGGCCGCGGCTATGTGTCGGTGAACGTGTCACCGCGGCATTTCCGCTCGGCCGATTTCAGTGCGCGCCTGTTCGGCCTGCTGGAAGCCTGCGATGCCGATCCGCGGCGCCTGCGCCTGGAGATCACCGAAGTGGCGCTGCTGGACGATGGCCCGCATACGCTGCGCACGCTGAAGGGCCTGCGCGAGCGCGGCATCCAGGTACAGCTGGACGATTTCGGTACCGGCTTCTCGGCGCTGTCCTACCTGCACCGGTTCCCGATCAGCACGTTGAAGATCGACCAGAGCTTCATTGCCGGCCTGCACGGGCCGGAAGCGCAGAGCACGCGCGCGCTGGTGGAAGGCGTGTTGTCGCTGGCGCGCACGCTGGGCATTGAAACCATCGGCGAAGGCATCGAAACCGAGCCGCAGCGGCAGAGCCTGCTGGAGCTGGGCTGCGATTACGGCCAGGGCTACCTGCTGGGGCGCCCGGCGCCGTGGACGCGCGCGGTGGCCTGA
- a CDS encoding ABC transporter transmembrane domain-containing protein — translation MTDKDDATASTPPLRRLGSLRTLWPFVRRHRGLFSAWLVALAISSAATLSLPPAVKQMIDHGFSSGGQINRAFALLMLVAVVMALATAARFYFVSLLGEKVVADLRSKLYAHLIQLGAGFHDRSRSGELVSRLTADSELLRSVVGSTMSVALRSSVTVVGSLGMLFVTSPRLAAWSLLGIPLAVLPIIIGARKLRTVARNSQDRIADANSLASETLGAVRTVQAHAREPYERGRFDHALADAIGAARRRIGAQSLVTASAILLIFGAIVGVLWLGAHDVIAGRLSAGTLGQFVLYALIGGGSVGALAEVWNELQRAAGGMGRIGELLQEDIEIRAPAQPRALPQPLRGEIQFNDVVFHYPQRPDQAALDHFSMHVRPGETVALVGPSGAGKSTVLSMLLRFHDPEQGRVCVDGIDVRETDPAALRAQLALVPQQPTLFAASARDNIRYGRLQASDAEVEDAARAAEADAFLRALPQGYDSELGERGARLSGGQQQRVAIARALLKDAPILLLDEATSALDAQSEHGVQQALERLMAGRTTLVIAHRLATVLKADRIVVMDHGRIVAEGTHAQLLAEGGLYAELARLQFID, via the coding sequence ATGACTGACAAGGACGACGCCACCGCCTCGACCCCGCCGCTGCGCCGCCTGGGCAGCCTGCGCACGCTGTGGCCCTTCGTGCGTCGCCACCGCGGCCTGTTCAGTGCCTGGCTGGTGGCGCTGGCCATCTCCTCGGCGGCCACGCTCAGCCTGCCGCCGGCGGTCAAGCAGATGATCGACCATGGTTTCAGCAGCGGCGGCCAGATCAACCGCGCCTTCGCCCTGTTGATGCTGGTGGCCGTGGTGATGGCCCTGGCCACTGCCGCACGCTTCTACTTTGTATCGCTGCTGGGCGAAAAAGTGGTGGCCGACCTGCGCAGCAAGCTGTACGCACACCTGATCCAGCTGGGCGCCGGTTTCCACGACCGCAGCCGCAGCGGCGAACTGGTCTCGCGGCTGACCGCCGACAGCGAGCTGCTGCGCAGCGTGGTCGGCTCCACCATGTCCGTCGCCCTGCGCAGCAGCGTGACCGTGGTCGGCAGCCTGGGCATGCTGTTCGTCACCAGCCCACGGCTGGCCGCATGGTCACTGCTGGGCATTCCGCTGGCGGTGCTGCCGATCATCATCGGCGCACGCAAGCTGCGCACGGTGGCGCGCAACAGCCAGGACCGCATTGCCGATGCCAACAGCCTGGCCAGCGAAACCCTGGGCGCGGTGCGCACGGTGCAGGCGCATGCACGCGAGCCATACGAACGCGGCCGCTTCGACCACGCACTGGCCGATGCCATCGGTGCCGCGCGCCGGCGCATCGGTGCGCAGTCGCTGGTCACCGCCAGCGCCATCCTGCTGATCTTCGGCGCCATCGTGGGTGTGCTGTGGCTCGGCGCCCACGATGTCATCGCCGGCCGCCTCAGCGCCGGCACCTTGGGCCAGTTCGTGCTGTATGCCCTGATCGGTGGCGGTTCGGTGGGCGCGCTGGCCGAAGTGTGGAACGAACTGCAGCGTGCCGCCGGCGGCATGGGCCGCATTGGCGAGCTGCTGCAGGAAGACATCGAAATCCGCGCGCCCGCGCAGCCGCGTGCGCTGCCGCAGCCGCTGCGCGGCGAGATCCAGTTCAACGATGTGGTGTTCCACTACCCGCAGCGGCCTGACCAGGCCGCACTGGACCACTTCAGCATGCACGTGCGCCCCGGCGAAACCGTGGCCCTGGTCGGTCCCTCCGGCGCCGGCAAGAGTACGGTGCTGTCGATGCTGCTGCGCTTCCACGACCCCGAACAGGGCCGCGTCTGCGTGGACGGCATCGACGTGCGCGAAACCGACCCGGCCGCGCTGCGCGCGCAGTTGGCACTGGTGCCGCAGCAGCCCACGCTGTTCGCTGCCAGCGCGCGCGACAACATCCGTTACGGCCGCCTGCAGGCCAGCGATGCCGAGGTGGAAGACGCCGCCCGCGCCGCCGAAGCCGATGCCTTCCTGCGCGCCCTGCCGCAGGGTTACGACAGCGAACTGGGCGAGCGCGGTGCCCGCCTTTCCGGCGGCCAGCAGCAGCGCGTAGCCATTGCCCGTGCGTTGTTGAAGGATGCACCGATCCTGCTGCTGGACGAAGCCACCAGCGCGCTGGACGCGCAGAGCGAACATGGCGTACAGCAGGCACTGGAACGCCTGATGGCCGGGCGGACCACGCTGGTGATCGCACATCGCCTGGCCACCGTGCTCAAGGCCGATCGCATCGTGGTGATGGACCACGGCCGCATCGTGGCCGAAGGCACCCATGCGCAGCTGTTGGCCGAAGGCGGCCTGTACGCTGAACTGGCGCGCCTGCAGTTCATCGATTGA
- the pdxY gene encoding pyridoxal kinase produces the protein MSESLENHLLHGRRQRPDGPSPIDVISVQSQLVYGHAGNSAAVPPMRALGLRVAEVPTVLLSNAPFYDTTRGRVLPADWFADLLQGAAERGLPKRAKMLVSGYFGSAANGAAFADWLDTLLPACPQLRYCLDPVIGDTHTGPYVEPGLEAIFAERLLPHAWLVTPNAFELNRLTGMPALAEADAIAAARTLLDRGPQWVIAHSVGGNPGELVTLAVGREETWRWTSPLLPVDVAGTGDVLMALVVSFLLRGESMQQAISRAVAGTHAALEATLAQGFEEFDVIAAAPAALADGARFQAERLA, from the coding sequence ATGAGCGAATCCCTCGAAAACCACTTGCTCCACGGTCGTCGCCAGCGGCCCGACGGGCCCTCGCCGATCGACGTCATTTCGGTCCAGTCGCAACTGGTCTACGGCCACGCCGGCAACAGCGCCGCGGTGCCGCCGATGCGTGCGCTGGGCCTTCGCGTGGCCGAAGTGCCGACCGTCCTGCTCAGCAACGCGCCGTTCTACGACACCACCCGCGGCCGCGTGCTGCCCGCTGACTGGTTCGCCGACCTGCTGCAAGGTGCCGCCGAACGTGGCCTGCCGAAACGGGCGAAGATGCTGGTCTCGGGCTACTTCGGCAGCGCCGCCAATGGCGCGGCGTTCGCCGACTGGCTGGACACCCTGCTGCCCGCCTGCCCGCAACTGCGCTACTGCCTGGACCCGGTGATCGGCGATACCCATACCGGTCCCTACGTGGAGCCGGGGCTGGAAGCCATCTTCGCCGAACGGCTGCTGCCGCACGCCTGGCTGGTCACGCCCAATGCCTTCGAGCTGAATCGCTTGACCGGCATGCCCGCGCTGGCCGAGGCCGATGCCATTGCCGCCGCGCGCACGCTGCTTGATCGCGGCCCGCAATGGGTGATCGCGCACAGCGTTGGCGGCAACCCGGGCGAACTGGTCACCCTGGCCGTGGGCCGTGAGGAAACCTGGCGCTGGACCTCGCCGCTGCTGCCGGTGGATGTGGCCGGCACCGGCGATGTGCTGATGGCCCTGGTCGTGTCGTTCCTGCTGCGTGGTGAATCGATGCAGCAGGCGATCTCGCGTGCCGTGGCCGGCACCCATGCGGCGCTCGAGGCGACGCTGGCGCAGGGCTTCGAGGAGTTCGATGTGATTGCCGCGGCCCCGGCTGCGCTGGCCGACGGCGCCCGCTTCCAGGCCGAACGGCTGGCATGA
- a CDS encoding prephenate dehydrogenase: MTASQARTPRTVGIVGSAGAYGRWLTRFFQQHMQLQVIGHDPADPTSHSPEQLLAQADVLVFSAPIRHTPALIARYVEQSGGREAGRLWLDVTSVKEAPVQAMLASQAEVVGLHPMTAPPKAPTLKGRVMVVCEARLQQWQPWVDALCSALQAECVRATPQHHDQMMALVQAMVHATHLAQAGVLREYQPQLGDLAAMMPYRSASFELDTAIISRILSLNPSIYEDIQFGNPYVAPMLEKLVGHLQRLQQQVGQGDDAARGAFREQSLAANHAAFGEPALAAGNYTFERVGYLLADLTERNALSVHLPEDRPGSLRELLNVFEQHGISLASIHSSRTPAGEVHFRIGFVAGSDVAAIALAAADVDASGIGRVLA, encoded by the coding sequence ATGACCGCTTCGCAGGCACGCACGCCGCGCACGGTCGGCATCGTTGGCAGCGCCGGCGCCTACGGGCGCTGGCTGACCCGTTTCTTCCAGCAGCACATGCAGCTGCAGGTGATCGGCCACGACCCGGCCGACCCCACCTCACATTCGCCGGAGCAGCTGCTGGCACAGGCCGACGTGCTGGTGTTCTCCGCACCGATCCGGCATACGCCGGCGCTGATTGCCCGCTACGTGGAACAGTCGGGCGGGCGCGAGGCCGGGCGCCTGTGGCTGGACGTGACCTCGGTGAAGGAAGCACCGGTACAGGCGATGCTGGCCTCGCAGGCCGAGGTGGTCGGGCTGCACCCGATGACCGCGCCGCCGAAGGCGCCCACGCTGAAAGGCCGGGTGATGGTGGTCTGCGAGGCGCGGCTGCAGCAGTGGCAGCCGTGGGTGGATGCGCTGTGCAGCGCCCTTCAGGCCGAGTGCGTGCGCGCCACGCCGCAGCACCACGACCAGATGATGGCGCTGGTGCAGGCGATGGTGCATGCCACCCATCTGGCCCAAGCCGGCGTGCTGCGCGAATACCAGCCGCAGTTGGGTGACCTGGCGGCGATGATGCCGTATCGCTCGGCGTCCTTCGAGCTGGATACGGCGATCATTTCGCGCATCCTGTCGTTGAACCCGTCCATCTACGAGGACATCCAGTTCGGCAACCCGTATGTGGCGCCGATGCTGGAAAAGCTGGTCGGTCATCTGCAGCGCCTGCAGCAGCAGGTGGGGCAGGGCGACGATGCGGCGCGCGGTGCGTTCCGTGAGCAGTCGTTGGCGGCCAACCACGCGGCGTTCGGCGAGCCCGCGCTGGCGGCGGGCAACTACACCTTCGAACGGGTGGGTTACCTGCTGGCCGACCTGACCGAGCGCAACGCGCTGTCGGTGCACCTGCCGGAAGATCGCCCCGGCTCGCTGCGCGAACTGCTGAACGTGTTCGAGCAGCATGGCATCAGCCTGGCGTCGATCCATTCCTCGCGCACGCCGGCCGGCGAAGTGCACTTCCGCATCGGCTTCGTGGCCGGCAGTGACGTCGCTGCCATCGCCCTGGCGGCGGCGGACGTGGATGCCAGTGGCATCGGCCGGGTGCTGGCCTAG
- a CDS encoding TIGR00730 family Rossman fold protein, which yields MKSICVYCGSNAGSKPAYTERAIALGDRIARDGMRLVYGGGNVGLMGTVANAVLAAGGEVTGVIPRQLADWEVAHRGLTELEIVGSMHERKSRMFDLSDGFVALPGGFGTMEEIFEMLTWRQLGIGNKPCAFLDVDGFYAPLIGMIDRMVEERFLHPEQRQDLWYGSDIEEMLVWMKNYQPAQASKWIDEKRRAALR from the coding sequence ATGAAGTCGATCTGCGTCTACTGTGGCTCCAACGCCGGCAGCAAGCCGGCCTATACCGAACGCGCCATCGCGCTGGGCGACCGCATCGCCCGTGACGGCATGCGCCTGGTGTATGGCGGCGGCAACGTCGGCCTGATGGGCACCGTGGCCAATGCGGTGCTGGCCGCCGGCGGCGAAGTGACCGGCGTGATTCCGCGCCAGCTGGCCGACTGGGAAGTGGCCCACCGTGGCCTGACCGAACTGGAAATCGTCGGTTCCATGCACGAGCGCAAGTCGCGCATGTTCGATCTGTCCGACGGCTTCGTCGCCCTGCCCGGCGGCTTCGGCACCATGGAAGAAATCTTCGAAATGCTGACCTGGCGCCAGCTGGGCATCGGCAACAAGCCCTGTGCCTTCCTGGACGTGGACGGCTTCTACGCGCCGCTGATCGGCATGATCGATCGCATGGTCGAAGAGCGCTTCCTGCACCCGGAACAGCGCCAGGACCTGTGGTACGGCTCGGACATCGAGGAAATGCTGGTCTGGATGAAGAACTACCAGCCGGCCCAGGCCTCGAAGTGGATCGACGAAAAGCGCCGCGCCGCGCTGCGTTGA
- a CDS encoding RNA polymerase sigma factor: MLAWAGGDLHAFESLYARHRKRLFGFLLRQLRDNALAEEIFQDVWQRVISARAGWQPDAAFSTWLFRIAHNRLNDHWRAARHRPAAPADADLRLAALEDGHTPEAELSEFEQRRRIQRAMEDLPPEQREVLQLRLEQELSLEEIGQITGVGRETVKSRLRYAMDKLRAGLNA, encoded by the coding sequence ATGCTGGCCTGGGCCGGTGGCGACCTGCATGCGTTCGAAAGCCTGTATGCGCGGCATCGCAAGCGCCTGTTCGGTTTCCTGCTGCGGCAACTGCGCGACAACGCGCTGGCCGAGGAGATCTTCCAGGACGTCTGGCAACGGGTGATCAGCGCGCGCGCCGGTTGGCAGCCTGATGCCGCATTCAGCACATGGCTGTTCCGCATCGCCCACAACCGGCTGAACGACCACTGGCGCGCGGCGCGCCACCGGCCCGCCGCACCGGCCGATGCCGACCTGCGCCTGGCAGCACTGGAAGATGGGCACACGCCGGAAGCTGAACTGTCTGAATTCGAGCAGCGCCGGCGTATCCAGCGCGCGATGGAAGACCTGCCGCCCGAACAGCGCGAAGTGCTGCAACTGCGGCTGGAACAGGAACTGAGCCTGGAGGAGATCGGCCAGATCACCGGCGTTGGCCGGGAGACCGTGAAATCGCGGCTGCGCTATGCGATGGACAAGCTGCGTGCGGGACTGAACGCATGA
- a CDS encoding YigZ family protein: MPDTLAQPVSHTLEIKHSRFTAHAAPIDSAAAALAFLQQVAVADATHNCWAYRHGQDYRSSDDGEPAGTAGRPILAAIDGQGFDRVVVVVTRWYGGIKLGAGGLVRAYGGTAAECLRTAPRQPLVELARLQLAAAFEDLGALHAALPAHGAEKRDEQFDSHGVRLRVELPAEQVEALKTRLRDATRDRIRIYNDDLHD, translated from the coding sequence ATGCCCGATACCCTCGCCCAGCCCGTCAGCCATACGCTGGAGATCAAGCACAGCCGCTTCACCGCCCATGCCGCGCCCATCGACAGTGCCGCGGCGGCGTTGGCGTTCCTGCAGCAGGTCGCCGTGGCCGACGCCACCCACAACTGCTGGGCCTACCGGCACGGCCAGGATTACCGGTCCAGCGATGATGGCGAGCCCGCCGGCACGGCCGGGCGGCCGATCCTGGCCGCCATTGATGGCCAGGGCTTTGATCGGGTGGTGGTGGTGGTCACGCGCTGGTACGGCGGCATCAAGCTGGGCGCCGGCGGCCTGGTACGCGCCTATGGCGGTACTGCCGCAGAATGCCTGCGCACCGCGCCACGCCAGCCCCTGGTGGAACTGGCACGGCTGCAACTGGCCGCCGCTTTCGAGGATCTGGGCGCCCTGCACGCTGCCCTGCCCGCGCACGGGGCCGAAAAACGCGATGAACAGTTCGACAGCCACGGTGTGCGGCTGCGGGTGGAATTGCCCGCAGAGCAGGTGGAAGCATTGAAAACGCGCCTGCGCGACGCCACCCGTGATCGTATCCGCATCTACAACGACGACCTGCATGACTGA